In one window of Azotobacter salinestris DNA:
- the pheT gene encoding phenylalanine--tRNA ligase subunit beta — protein sequence MKFSEQWLRDWVNPQVSRDELVARLSMAGLEVDSVTPVAGAFSGVVVGEILATEPHPDADKLRVCQVSNGSETFQVVCGAPNARPGIRVPFAMIGAVLGDDFKIKKAKLRGVESFGMLCSAAELRISEENDGLLELPADAPVGQDIRTYLDLDDASIEVDLTPNRGDCLSLAGLAREVGALYGAPVARPSVASVPPVHDEVRPVEVLASQACPRYLGRVVRNVDLSRPTPQWMVERLRRSGVRAIDPAVDVTNYVMLELGQPMHAFDLAEIHGGVRVRMAEEGEKLVLLDGQEVSLRADTLVIADHQRALAIAGVMGGEHSGVAKGTRDLFLESAFFDTIAIAGKARSYGLHTDASHRFERGVDWQLAREAMERATALLLEIVGGEPGPIIEVVDPSSLPQVAPITLRAERIEQMLGLRMEAAEVERLLVALGLTVSSTAASQWQVGVPSHRFDIGLEVDLIEELGRLHGYNNLPVRYPQARLAPQARAEARGELPVLRRLLVARGYQEAITYSFIDPKLFELFTPGVEPLALANPISADMAVMRASLWPGLLKALQYNLNRQQSRVRLFESGLRFVGRLDNLKQEPVLAGVITGSRLPESWSHGRDAVDFYDAKADVEALLATAGAADEYRFVSGEHPALHPGQTARIERKGRLVGFLGALHPELGKALGLDQPVFLFELVLAEIAAGRLPAFRELSRFPEVRRDLALIVDCDTPAEAVLQAIREAAGEYLTDLRLFDVYQGKGIDPQRKSLAVGLTWQHPSRTLNDDEVNSTTQNILTSLEERFNATLRK from the coding sequence ATGAAATTCAGCGAACAATGGCTGCGGGACTGGGTCAATCCGCAGGTGTCCCGCGACGAATTGGTGGCCCGCCTGTCCATGGCCGGTCTCGAGGTCGACAGCGTCACGCCGGTGGCGGGGGCCTTTTCCGGTGTGGTGGTGGGCGAGATCCTCGCCACCGAGCCGCATCCGGACGCCGACAAGCTGCGCGTCTGCCAGGTGAGCAACGGCAGCGAAACCTTCCAGGTGGTCTGCGGTGCGCCCAATGCCCGTCCGGGCATCAGGGTCCCCTTCGCCATGATCGGTGCCGTACTCGGTGACGACTTCAAGATCAAGAAGGCCAAGCTGCGTGGTGTGGAATCCTTCGGCATGCTCTGCTCGGCAGCCGAGCTCAGGATCAGCGAGGAGAACGACGGCCTGCTGGAACTGCCGGCCGATGCGCCGGTAGGGCAGGACATCCGCACCTATCTCGATCTGGACGATGCCAGCATCGAGGTGGACCTGACCCCCAACCGTGGCGACTGCCTGTCCCTGGCCGGCCTGGCCCGCGAGGTAGGTGCCCTCTACGGCGCTCCGGTCGCTCGCCCGTCGGTCGCCAGCGTGCCGCCGGTACATGACGAAGTGCGTCCGGTCGAGGTGCTGGCATCGCAGGCCTGCCCTCGTTATCTGGGGCGCGTGGTGCGCAACGTCGACCTGTCGCGGCCGACTCCGCAGTGGATGGTCGAGCGCCTGCGCCGCTCCGGTGTTCGCGCCATCGACCCGGCGGTCGATGTCACCAACTACGTGATGCTCGAGCTGGGTCAACCGATGCATGCCTTCGATCTTGCCGAGATCCATGGCGGTGTCCGCGTGCGCATGGCCGAGGAGGGCGAGAAGCTGGTCCTGCTCGACGGCCAGGAGGTCAGCCTGCGTGCCGATACCCTGGTGATCGCCGACCACCAGCGCGCCCTGGCGATCGCCGGCGTGATGGGCGGCGAACACAGTGGCGTTGCCAAGGGTACCCGTGACCTGTTCCTGGAAAGTGCCTTCTTCGACACCATCGCCATCGCTGGCAAAGCGCGCTCCTATGGTCTGCACACCGATGCCTCGCACCGCTTCGAGCGCGGTGTCGATTGGCAACTGGCCCGCGAAGCCATGGAGCGTGCCACTGCGCTGCTGCTGGAGATTGTCGGTGGCGAGCCCGGCCCCATCATCGAGGTGGTCGATCCGTCGAGCCTGCCGCAGGTGGCGCCGATCACCCTGCGTGCCGAGCGCATCGAGCAGATGCTCGGCCTGCGCATGGAGGCCGCCGAAGTCGAGCGCCTGCTGGTCGCACTGGGGCTGACGGTCAGCTCCACTGCGGCCAGCCAGTGGCAGGTTGGGGTGCCCAGCCATCGTTTCGATATCGGTCTCGAAGTGGATCTGATCGAGGAGCTCGGCCGCCTGCATGGCTACAACAACCTGCCGGTCCGCTATCCGCAGGCACGCCTGGCACCGCAGGCGCGTGCCGAGGCCCGCGGTGAACTGCCGGTGCTGCGCCGTCTGCTGGTCGCGCGCGGCTACCAGGAGGCGATCACCTACAGCTTCATCGATCCCAAGCTGTTCGAGCTCTTCACTCCGGGCGTCGAGCCGCTGGCCCTGGCCAATCCGATTTCCGCGGACATGGCGGTCATGCGGGCCTCGCTCTGGCCTGGACTGCTCAAGGCGCTGCAGTACAACCTGAACCGCCAGCAGTCCCGCGTGCGTCTGTTCGAGAGCGGCCTGCGTTTCGTCGGTCGGCTGGACAACCTCAAGCAGGAGCCCGTGCTGGCTGGCGTCATCACCGGCAGCCGTCTGCCGGAAAGCTGGAGCCATGGCCGGGATGCGGTGGACTTCTACGATGCCAAGGCGGATGTGGAGGCTCTGCTTGCCACCGCCGGCGCCGCCGACGAATATCGTTTCGTCAGTGGCGAGCATCCTGCGCTACATCCGGGGCAGACCGCACGGATCGAGCGCAAGGGACGTCTGGTCGGCTTCCTGGGTGCCCTGCATCCCGAACTGGGCAAGGCGCTGGGGTTGGATCAGCCGGTCTTCCTGTTCGAGCTGGTCCTGGCGGAAATCGCTGCCGGTCGCCTGCCGGCTTTCCGCGAGCTTTCGCGCTTCCCCGAGGTGCGCCGCGATCTCGCGCTGATCGTCGATTGCGATACTCCGGCAGAGGCGGTGCTGCAGGCCATTCGCGAGGCGGCAGGGGAATATCTGACCGACCTGCGTCTGTTCGATGTGTATCAGGGTAAAGGTATTGATCCGCAACGAAAAAGCCTGGCTGTCGGCTTGACCTGGCAACATCCATCGCGCACTCTTAACGATGATGAGGTGAACAGTACAACCCAGAACATCCTCACCTCGCTGGAAGAAAGGTTCAATGCGACGTTAAGGAAGTAG
- the ihfA gene encoding integration host factor subunit alpha, which yields MGALTKAEMAERLYEELGLNKREAKELVELFFEEIRQALEHNEQVKLSGFGNFDLRDKRQRPGRNPKTGEEIPITARRVVTFRPGQKLKARVEAYAGTKP from the coding sequence ATGGGGGCTCTGACGAAAGCTGAGATGGCAGAACGTCTCTACGAGGAGCTTGGCCTGAATAAACGAGAAGCCAAGGAATTGGTGGAGCTGTTCTTCGAGGAAATCCGCCAGGCACTGGAGCACAACGAGCAGGTCAAATTGTCCGGTTTCGGCAATTTCGACCTGCGCGACAAGCGCCAGCGGCCTGGTCGCAACCCCAAGACGGGGGAGGAAATCCCGATCACGGCACGGCGTGTCGTCACCTTTCGTCCAGGGCAGAAGCTGAAAGCCAGGGTTGAAGCCTATGCTGGAACCAAGCCATAA
- a CDS encoding MerR family transcriptional regulator, with protein MLEPSHNDELPPIPGKRYFTIGEVSELCAVKPHVLRYWEQEFPQINPVKRRGNRRYYQRQDVLMIRHIRALLYEQGFTIGGARLRLSGDEAKEETTQYRQLIRQTIAELEDVLQVLRK; from the coding sequence ATGCTGGAACCAAGCCATAACGACGAACTGCCTCCCATCCCCGGGAAGCGTTACTTCACCATTGGCGAGGTCAGTGAGCTGTGTGCGGTCAAGCCGCACGTGTTGCGTTACTGGGAACAGGAATTTCCCCAGATCAACCCGGTCAAGCGTCGGGGCAATCGGCGCTACTATCAGCGTCAGGATGTCCTGATGATCCGGCATATTCGCGCCCTGCTGTACGAGCAGGGCTTCACCATCGGCGGGGCGCGCCTGCGCCTTTCCGGGGACGAAGCCAAGGAAGAAACCACCCAATACCGGCAACTGATTCGACAGACGATCGCCGAGTTGGAGGATGTTCTCCAGGTTTTGCGCAAGTAG
- a CDS encoding tyrosine-type recombinase/integrase, whose protein sequence is MPNGIWKIDKRYKGERIQESTGTCDREEAEQYLIHRLEQLRQEKVYGVRPVIQWQEAATRYLIEFQNQPSIWLTAIYLEQLDSYIGDLPLSRIDDRSLAPYIKDKLQGGASNRTVNIALERVIRILNLCARKWRDDNSKPWLDTVPMIAKLDEKRASRKPYPLSWEEQSLLFAELPDHLRRMALYKVNTGCREQEVCKLRWEWEIAVPELGTSVFLIPAEFGGRREQSGVKNRDERLVVLNDVARRVIDGQRGLHPSLVFPYGNPDQFGPTAVHRMNDSAWRKARVRSAAKWEEIHKTPAHPGFASIRIHDLKHTFGRRLRAAGVTEEDRKALLGHKNGSITSHYSAAELDQLIDAANKVSATDSRAPALTILKRRQG, encoded by the coding sequence ATGCCGAACGGCATCTGGAAAATCGACAAAAGGTACAAAGGAGAACGGATTCAGGAAAGCACTGGAACTTGTGACCGGGAAGAAGCAGAGCAGTACCTGATCCATCGGCTGGAGCAGTTGCGGCAGGAAAAAGTGTACGGGGTTCGCCCTGTCATCCAGTGGCAGGAGGCCGCAACCCGCTATCTGATCGAGTTCCAGAACCAGCCTTCCATCTGGCTGACGGCGATCTACCTGGAGCAGCTCGACTCGTACATAGGCGATCTACCACTGTCCCGCATAGATGACAGGTCCTTGGCTCCCTACATAAAGGACAAGCTCCAAGGCGGAGCGTCGAACAGGACGGTGAACATCGCGCTGGAGAGGGTAATCAGGATCCTGAACCTGTGCGCTAGGAAGTGGCGGGACGACAACAGCAAACCGTGGCTCGACACAGTGCCGATGATCGCCAAACTGGATGAGAAGCGGGCCAGCCGAAAACCGTACCCGCTGTCGTGGGAGGAACAGAGCCTGCTGTTCGCGGAGCTTCCCGACCACCTTCGGAGAATGGCCTTGTACAAGGTTAACACCGGGTGCCGAGAGCAGGAGGTTTGCAAGCTCAGGTGGGAATGGGAAATCGCCGTGCCAGAACTCGGGACCAGCGTTTTCCTGATCCCGGCAGAATTCGGTGGGAGGCGTGAGCAGTCTGGCGTTAAGAACCGCGACGAGCGTCTTGTCGTTCTGAATGACGTAGCCAGGCGGGTGATTGATGGGCAGCGCGGCCTACACCCATCACTGGTGTTCCCCTACGGAAATCCAGACCAGTTCGGGCCAACTGCAGTCCACCGGATGAACGACAGCGCCTGGAGGAAGGCCAGGGTTAGGTCGGCTGCCAAGTGGGAGGAGATCCACAAGACGCCGGCTCACCCAGGATTCGCCTCGATACGCATCCACGACCTAAAGCATACGTTTGGCAGACGGCTTAGGGCGGCAGGCGTAACCGAGGAGGACAGGAAGGCCCTATTGGGCCACAAGAATGGAAGCATCACCAGCCACTATTCGGCGGCAGAACTCGACCAGCTGATTGATGCGGCGAACAAGGTATCAGCAACCGACAGTCGCGCTCCGGCGCTGACGATCCTGAAAAGGAGGCAGGGATAA